The Montipora foliosa isolate CH-2021 unplaced genomic scaffold, ASM3666993v2 scaffold_124, whole genome shotgun sequence genome includes the window AacgtcttcacctagaaaaagacgacgtcgacagtttgtaccattgcccgatccaactgtgcgaacacgaaggatttcaaagccaacgcgggtgcaggaaacacgtcaacaacaagcatagttggttcttttatttcgacgaaaaaccCCGCGTGGACTGAAGAttgccgcaaactcttcaaaagtgccaacgaaatcgtgcgcctcgagtacagttgttgatgatgtatcgtcGTCTAGTACGCGATCCAAACCCGACGCTAGATCAATGCCGTCCTTCTCAACTTCCAGTCAAATAGGCGAGCAATTTGCGACTTCGCTTTCTGGaagtggcggcggttacaagaaagaacgtcccgctcagcaaattgtcaacagatgcttgaaatttctcaagttttgctgcgaagaggaggaggaattaaatgtcgaagtcatggattttagcgtgtgctctccaagcctgttgtttaagtttattgactatttacaagaggagtgcaagctcggacatggcgggagattgggttacatagacgccatttcggagttgatcgacttcagaaaggtcaacggtgcatcggatggagttcttagaaaattatctgccacggaattgtacatcaaaagagcgcgcaagacagtggcgaagatgatgagattgcaatggacgcaagatctcgatgtcgaatcattagaggccaggggtcattgggcaagcatggaagaactgttagaagtcgtgtcttttcacttgcctcgctacgaacaaaccGTGAAAACGTGTCAAAATGACCCCGGGCAAGCGAATCCCTCGgacctgacatttgcaaccaaatttttggccacctacttgttcatcaaggtgaaaggatcgcgtcccatgacttatcaATATCTGACAGTTGAgatggtaaaggcagcaaaggcGAACGGcggtttcatcgatcagaaaacctttaagactgcgggaaaatacggatttgactctgtaattttgacagatacaagcatgcaaatactcgacggctacattaatctcgtgaggcctttgctcaaaccccagtgtgactttgttttggtcaccaaaaacggaagccaacacagcaaattgggcaacgagatgagcaagTTGGTCTTCGACGCTATTGGCAAATATATTCACCCTACGCGTTATCGCCAAATCGTCGAAACGCAAAGTCTTCACGCGCTTGACGACAAAGAGCACCAAGTTTTGTctgaagaccaaaaacatagctctatcgttgccaaagtgcactatcagaagcggagatcgcgcgaagttgctgtaaaggcccacgaatgtcttcaaaaattacagggcACCAAAGGCTCAGAGGTGGATATGGAAGTGAACACTAGATTTGGCAGCTCAAGTTTCACAGTCACTTTTGAGCCAACGTTTGAATGTGCACGATCAGAAAATGCACGGCACAAAATCGATACCCCGCCCCACTCAAATCGTTTACTTAGCCAGGGCCATCAACGtcgaccgttgagatttacGACAGACGAAGACGAGTTTTTAAAGAGGGGTATCGATAAGCACGGATTTGGACAATGGACTGCTATTTTGAGAGAtccagattttcattttcagaaaGGCAGGTTGGCCGATTCTTTAAAGAAGAGGGCTGAACTTACGTTTTTTCTCTCCAACCAATCACCGTAAAAGACTGCCTTTTCGGAAGTCGGCTCTAATAGTCCAAACTTCAAAGTAGGATGGCAAGCTCTCTCTTTAAGACAGTGGCTGGACGCAAATGAgacgcatttttttttaatacaaataaatcaatttctCTTCACAAGCCTAATGTTCGCGATAACACGAGATGCTaagagacaaaacaaaaaaaaaaaaaaacgaaattaaTCTAAGTTCTATTTTTGCTTGCGAAAATAGCTAAATAGAGTGGTGTTCTGTTTCTTTGTGTTCCGGTCTTCAATTCTGGATTTATCTTCTCTGCGCCTCTTTGTTCCGTACATCATCAAAAGCTCCTCTGAGATAGCAATATCGTCCGGTACGCTGGAGGGCACGGCGCTGGCGAGTAACTGGTTAGAACCACTAGGGTCTTGTGTTTGGAAAAGTTCCTCCTCCTCAGTACTATCGCCTTGCAGTGTCAGTTCAGGTTGAGGCATGGGCTGCAACAAATTCTTGACCAACGTCTGATCTTCTTTGCGAAGTAGACCGTGCTCTATGCAGACCCTTCTCCGCTCTTCCAATGCCTCTGCCGTGTTGTACGT containing:
- the LOC137986019 gene encoding uncharacterized protein, with the protein product MMRLQWTQDLDVESLEARGHWASMEELLEVVSFHLPRYEQTVKTCQNDPGQANPSDLTFATKFLATYLFIKVKGSRPMTYQYLTVEMVKAAKANGGFIDQKTFKTAGKYGFDSVILTDTSMQILDGYINLVRPLLKPQCDFVLVTKNGSQHSKLGNEMSKLVFDAIGKYIHPTRYRQIVETQSLHALDDKEHQVLSEDQKHSSIVAKVHYQKRRSREVAVKAHECLQKLQGTKGSEVDMEVNTRFGSSSFTVTFEPTFECARSENARHKIDTPPHSNRLLSQGHQRRPLRFTTDEDEFLKRGIDKHGFGQWTAILRDPDFHFQKGRLADSLKKRAELTFFLSNQSP